ATGGAAGTTTAGAGATAATATACGAAACTTCAGGAGGAAGTATGAGAGATGCTATCTCTATTTTAGAGAGAGTAATCATATCAAATCTTGGAGAGAGTATAACAGAGGAATCTACAAGTAAGACAATAGGAATTACACCGAAAAGTCTTTTAAGAGATTTTTATGATATAATAAAGAGAACATCTTTACAAAAGGGTGTGGAGTTTTTAGAAAAACTTTGGATAGAATCAATTGATATTGAGAAATTTTTTAAAGATTTTGCAAAATATATAAAAGATGAAACTTTTGCAGGAAATATAGAAGTCAGTCAAGGATTAAAAATAATCGGAGGAGTTTTTGATAGCCTAAATAAATTTAAGTATGAAGAGGATAAAAGACTTCTTGGGTATGTGGTGTTAAATACTATAATAAACACTCAAAAAGAGGTAAAACAAGAGATAATTTATAGGGAAGTTCCTGTGGAAACAAAATCTGTAACTGATGGAGAAGAAACACAAGCTAAAAAAATATCTATTACTTTAGAAGAGGTAAAATCTAAATGGAACGATATTTTAAAAATGGCAAAAGATGAAAAACCTACATATAAGGCTTTTCTAGCAGATGCTTTTCCTATGAAGTTACAAGATGATGAGCTTTGTATAGGATTTAGAGAGAATGAGTTTTCTAAGGAACAAATGGAATCAGATTATTATAATCTTCCATTCCAAGAGATAGTTCAAAAGGTTATGAATACCCAATTAAAACTAAGTTATTTCTTTAAAAAGGATAGAAAAATTGACGAAAAAAGAAATGAGAATATGACTAAGGATATCTTGGCATATTTTTCAGAGGAGTAGAAAATAGATGAGATTAAGTGAGAGATTTGAAGTCATAGAGGTATTAAAAACAGTGGCAGTTTCTTTTTTAATATTTAATGTGGCGATGATATTTCCTCTAACAAGTTTTATATTCCCAGTGTATAAAATAAGAGCTAATCAAAAATTAAATCAAAAACAAATATTCATAGTGAATACAGCTCTATTTTTACTTATAGGATTTGTTAGTAAAATGACACTTATGCTTTATGTATCTTTATTTTTGGTAATAGAGGTTTTTTATTATATGTTTGAAACTCTTCAGACAAAAATGGAAATAAAGATTTTTGATAGAATAATAATTACAAGCATAGTTTCAACAGTTTTGATGATATTATTCTTAGGGCAAGCTAGTGACACATTGGAAGTACTTAAAAAAACTATAACTGATGTATATACTAATCAATATGGAATAAGTCAAAGGGACTTAAGTATGATATTTAATTATGCAACAAAATATAGAATATTCCTATTATATATTTATACAGGAGCTATTGCATATTTTTCATATTTAATTCTTAAGAAAAAAGAGTATAAAGATTGGAAAATATCTTATCAATGGATAATTATTTATATAATTGCGTTTTTTGTAAGTAGATATGCTAGCTTTGGAAAAGTAATAGCTGTAAATACTTTGGCAATTTTAAAAATATCTTATGCTTTATACGGAATAAAGTTGATTTATAATCTAATTAATAGTAAAATAAATAATAGCATAATAAGTCAAATGGGAGCTCTAGCTGTGGGATTCTATTTTTCAGGAATTACTTTTATTATAGGAGCGTTAGAGTGCTTTGATTTTATAAAAATACATATAGTGAAATTAAACAACGGAGGAAAAAGATAATGGCAAAAATACAAGTTATTTTAACACAAGACGTAGCAGGACAAGGAAGAAAAGGGGATTTAATATCTGTATCTGACGGATATGCTAAAAACTTTATATTAAAAAATAATAAAGGGATAATTGCTACTGCTGAAGAATTAA
This Fusobacterium perfoetens DNA region includes the following protein-coding sequences:
- the dnaX gene encoding DNA polymerase III subunit gamma/tau, with translation MHMTLYRKYRPKTFEEVAGESDIIKTLKNSLDNNKLAHAYLFNGPRGVGKTTSARLIAKGVNCLKNGISSTPCNECEACREIDRGSFIDLIEIDAASNRGIDEIRELKDKINYQPSKGRKKIYIIDEVHMLTKEAFNALLKTLEEPPEHVIFILATTEPDKILPTIISRCQRYDFKTLSYQEVKNKLSDICEKENIKIDDGSLEIIYETSGGSMRDAISILERVIISNLGESITEESTSKTIGITPKSLLRDFYDIIKRTSLQKGVEFLEKLWIESIDIEKFFKDFAKYIKDETFAGNIEVSQGLKIIGGVFDSLNKFKYEEDKRLLGYVVLNTIINTQKEVKQEIIYREVPVETKSVTDGEETQAKKISITLEEVKSKWNDILKMAKDEKPTYKAFLADAFPMKLQDDELCIGFRENEFSKEQMESDYYNLPFQEIVQKVMNTQLKLSYFFKKDRKIDEKRNENMTKDILAYFSEE